GCGGCTATTCCGCGTGCGAGGATGATCTCCGACGCCGACATCCGTCGCGGCTTGGTCGGAATGCTTGTGGCGACCGGAATCTGGGGAATGTTCAAAACGGGATACTTTCTTGTGCCGGACCCACTCAAGGAGCCCGCGTATATTATTGGACTCGTGTTCGGATTCGGGACCGTTTGGGCGTGGTTGTACTTCGCATCCGCCTATAGCGGCCGGCAACTACATCAGAACTCGAGTATACGTCTCCTCAGTACCGGCGTGTTTCTCTCCGTGGCAACGGTGAAGCTTACCAATCCGTTACACGGCCTCTATTTTACGATCAGTGAAGCTACCACGCCTTTTCGCTATTTGGCGATCAACCACGGTATAGTCCACTGGATAGCAACTGGGTTCTCGTATGTGCTCGCAGCCGTCGGCCTGTTCATGGTATTCGAAGTATATGTGAAGTCGGAGTATGACTCACGGCTGCTGACTGGCATGGCCGGCCTCCTCGGCTTGCCTGTTATCTTTGATCTCATCGCTATTATGATACCGACGTTGATTGAGTTCATTTACGCGCCAGTTGGGGTAGCAGGGTTCGCAGTCGGGGCAGTGTTCCTGTTCGGCGACCGGTTCCTAGCAGTCGGCGCGGCCTCCCAAGCCGGCAACTTGACCGTGATCGTCGACGACGATGGTCGGATCAAAGACTACTCAGCCGCGATGGTAGACTCGTTTCCGGATCTTAGTGGATCAGTCGGCAAGAGTCTCGAAGATGTGTTTCCGGAACTCCGTGCGGCCCAGAACGGGACAAAAAACGTCGTCACGCAGAACAACGGCGCTCAGCCGAGCCACTACCTCGTGTCGTCACAGTCAATGGGTGTCGGGGGATCGGAGACAGACGTTTTGACTCTCAATGACATTTCGGAACGCGAGCGGCAGCGTCAGCAACTGGTAAAGCGAGAACGCGAACTCGACCAACGGAACGAGCTCTACCGGGCCATTCTGGCTGCGAGCTTCTCGTTCGTGTTCCGGATCGACATCGAGATGCGATTCAATTATGTGTCCGAGTCGGCCGAATCATTCGTGGGATACGAGCCTGAAGAGTTGACTGGCGAGCACATCTCAGTACTTGCCGCAGATGACGAGAGCCTCACAACAGCAGTGGAGCGTCTCGACGAGGTCATAAATGGCCAGACAGCTCAGATGCGCGACCACCCTATCGTGACACAGTCGGGTCGCACCACTTATATCGACATGCGGCTCGTTCCAATTTACGACCCTTCTGTGAGCCGCGACAAGCGGACGGCCGACGACGTCACAGAAGTCCAAGTGATGGTTCAAGACGCGAGCCAGCGACGAAAGCGCGAGGGCCTGATCAGCGTATTAAATCGCGTGTTACGACATAATGTCCGGAACGAACTGACGGTGATCAATGGCCGTGCCGAACTGCTCGCAAACGAACTTGACGGAGGTGCTAAATCGAGCGCTGAGACGATCGTTCAGGCTGGTGAACGCCTGTTGGACATTGCCGAGTCAGCGCGACAGATCGAAGAGAATCGGGAGGTGTCGCCGGAACTTCAAGCAGTCGATATTATTCCGACCGTCAGCGATACGATCGCAAAACTCGAACAGCGGCACCCGGAAGTGGGAGTGACAACCGAGCTACCGGACACTGCGGTCGCAGAAACTTTACCACGGATCGGGACGGCCATGTGGGAGTTGCTCGAAAACGTTGCGGAGCACACCGGCTCGGACCCGGCCGTCAAGGCAACTGTAATCGAGCGTAATGACTCAGTTGTGCTGACCATCGCGGACGAGGGGCCTGGAATCCCGAAAGAAGAAGAAGAAGTTCTGGTTAAAGGAAAAGAGCAATCATTAGTCCATGGCCAAGGGCTCGGTCTCTATCTCGCGTATTGGATTGTCGTCACGGTAGGAGCGGACATCGAAGTGTCCGGGTCTGAATCGGGGACAACCATCCAGATCCACCTCCCAACCCCTACGGACTCCCCATAAATATTCTCGACTGTTTAGCTTATTAAACTATATTATACAAGTTCAAAAAATATACTGTAGCTTTAGCTGTAGGATGATCCGGTATTCGGCTACAGAATTCATTCGAGAAACCGATTCTCAATCATCAGATACCAAGTTCATCATAGTCTATCGTAGCTGCGGCAGATGTTGGTTACACTACGATTGAGTTGCTGAAATCATCTGAATCTGACAGAAACGGCGTGCGAGATACAGAGGATTTCAACGGAGCCGCGCAGACCTCCCGATGTCGGTGGGAGGTTGAGTCGTTGTTCCGTGAGTTGAAGCCGCAGTACGAACTGGATGAGTTCGACACGAGTGGTGAACAAGCGGTAAAGATCCTACTGTACGCAGCGTTGCTATCGCTGCTTGTAAGCCGTGATCTGTTAGATCTGGTGACCGAGCAAGCGGGTGATGGGATCGTGTTTCCGACAGAGCGCTGGGCGGCGACCTTTCGGTCGCACGCCCATCTCATCCTCTACGAACTCGGTGAATATCTCGGCTACTCACCGCCGCCACTTCTAGAACGGTTGATCGAAGACGCTCAGAAGGTCCACAGGCAACGACCAATCTTACAAGAGACACTCGCTACCGCTACACAACCGAGGTGTGAGGCCTAACTAAAGGCGGATGCCCCGCTGCTGTATGGTGATTCAACACAGCCCTTTTAACCTCCCAGTAGTACTCTTGAGGGCCACGTGATCGATACTAACTGACTAGTCAGTTAAGAGAATCTCGTGGTAAACCAAGACATCACACAGAGGTCGTCGGCACCGCTGTGGTCGTCCAGGGCGGGACCGATTTTAGCGTGAAGAGGGTCCGGATGTTCTCCTATGCTACTGCCCCAATCGTAACCAACACAGTCGAGTGAAGCGTGATTTTGTTGGGTAATTCCTAGTGTCCATACGAGCAGGCACTATCATGATCAAAAAATTATATGACAAAATCAGTCGTGTCCGAAGACACCATGTGAGAGTAGTCGAGGCTGGGAGTTAGACCCGTCATTTTTCTCTGTACAGCCCGTGTAATTCGATAGTTAGGATGTCGATCGATAACCCGGACAAAGCGGCCGCTGCGTCAATTGAAATCT
The sequence above is a segment of the Halorubrum sp. 2020YC2 genome. Coding sequences within it:
- a CDS encoding ATP-binding protein; its protein translation is MISDADIRRGLVGMLVATGIWGMFKTGYFLVPDPLKEPAYIIGLVFGFGTVWAWLYFASAYSGRQLHQNSSIRLLSTGVFLSVATVKLTNPLHGLYFTISEATTPFRYLAINHGIVHWIATGFSYVLAAVGLFMVFEVYVKSEYDSRLLTGMAGLLGLPVIFDLIAIMIPTLIEFIYAPVGVAGFAVGAVFLFGDRFLAVGAASQAGNLTVIVDDDGRIKDYSAAMVDSFPDLSGSVGKSLEDVFPELRAAQNGTKNVVTQNNGAQPSHYLVSSQSMGVGGSETDVLTLNDISERERQRQQLVKRERELDQRNELYRAILAASFSFVFRIDIEMRFNYVSESAESFVGYEPEELTGEHISVLAADDESLTTAVERLDEVINGQTAQMRDHPIVTQSGRTTYIDMRLVPIYDPSVSRDKRTADDVTEVQVMVQDASQRRKREGLISVLNRVLRHNVRNELTVINGRAELLANELDGGAKSSAETIVQAGERLLDIAESARQIEENREVSPELQAVDIIPTVSDTIAKLEQRHPEVGVTTELPDTAVAETLPRIGTAMWELLENVAEHTGSDPAVKATVIERNDSVVLTIADEGPGIPKEEEEVLVKGKEQSLVHGQGLGLYLAYWIVVTVGADIEVSGSESGTTIQIHLPTPTDSP